From the genome of Sphingobacterium sp. UGAL515B_05:
CATTGGTATAAAGGATACCTCAGTCCAAACACAAAACAGGTGACTTCCTTTCGCCTGCAGCCTATTCAGGATATATATATGGAGCCATTAGGCAGTGTAGATATCAGCGGCAACCAAAAAACAACAAACATATTTGTGGGTGTTGCCGTTTTGGTCTTTATTATTTCCTGTATCAATTTTATTAATATTTACGCTGTAAGAACAGTTAAAAAATTAAGGACACTTCATATACATAAAGTATTGGGGGCCAGCCGAGCCCAGATGATCAGACGGATGCTATTGGAAACAATCCTACTGTTTTTTATTTCTGCATTATGCAGTTTGGTACTCTTTAAACTTGGATTGTCCCAGCTGGAGCACTTTATAGGCTATGATCTCGCTTATATTAAATCCATACAGCTCCCGTTGCTATTGGCATTTATGATGACTGCAATTGCCCTTGGCCTGCTAATTGGTTTTTATCCAGCATGGCTGATCTCCGGTATTAAGAGTTCAGATGCCTTAAAAAATAAGCTATCAAAAATTCCCAATGCAGAAGTCCTTATCAAAAAAATGCTTATCACAACACAGTTTAGCATTGCCATTATCGTCATCATTGGCCTTATAACAATCAAGTCCCAACTCAGCTATATGCAAGCAGCTCCCTTGGGAATGGAAGTCAAAAATGTGCTGAACATCGATTATTTTAACAAGGGTACACAAAATACAAATATAAAAGATCGAATTGGTCAACTTACCGGGGTTGAATCGGTCAGCGTCGCTGCCTGGACGCCGACAATCGGGTCGGGCTACCTTGCCAAGACAATCGTCGACAAGGACGATCCAGGGAAAAATATCCAAGTCAGTTTCATCGGTGGCGATGTCGATTTGTCCAAGACTTTGGGAATCCAGTTGGTTAAAGGTCGATTATTGACTCCTGAAGATTATACGCCTGTAGAAATGGATCTGGGAGAAGACGATGGTATCAATAATGCCCTTGTGACGGAAAGTACGGCAAAAAAGCTTGGGATAGACAAACTCGGTATCCTGTATAAGGACCTTCAAATTATCCCCGTTGGAATCATTAAAGATTTCCATAGTGAGTCTTTTCGTAGCAAAATAGTACCAACAGTGATTTTGGCAAAAGATTTTAACGGAAACGGCAATATTCTGATAAAAGTAGGGAAAGGACAAGAACAACAAATCTTTCGATCGGTATCTCATATTATACAAAATACCTATCCTGATAAACACGTTTCCTTCCATTGGATAGATGATTTGATTGCAAAACAATATGAAAAAGAGAGCAAGCAAGTGCAATTATTTATCCTATTCAGTGCATTGACATTGTTGATCTCCGCCTTAGGAATCACAGGATTGATTATGCAAAATCTCGAACAGCGCACCAAAGAAATTGGCATACGCAAAGTCCTAGGCGCAACAGTGCTCGACATATCACGTCTCTTTTCAAAAGATTATCTCATCTTATCCACCTTGGCTATTTTTATTGCCAGTCCAATAGCGGGGTATTTTTCAAAAAAATGGCTCGAAGATTATGCGTACAATGTGGGCGTACAATGGTGGTTCTTTATTCTTGCCGCGCTTGCCATCTTTTTGATCAGCATCATTACTGTCAATTTCCAAACAATACGTGCCGCACTAAACAATCCAGTAGATAGCTTACGAAACGAGTAAATATTCATTTATAGTAATAAAAGGGGCCTCAATATGATCAAGAACAATTTAAAAATAGCATGGCGAAATTTAATACGCAATTTCTCCACTTCGTTTATCAACATTGCTGGGTTAGCCGTTGGAATTGCGACCTGCTTATTGATCAGCTTATATGTAATCGATGAGTTTAGTTTTGATCGTTACAACGAGCATGCAGACCGTATTGTACGTGTTGTTTTCAGAGGAACTGTAAAGGGCGGAACCATCAACGAGGCGCATGTGATGCCACCCGTGGCTTCGACTATGAAGTCAGAGCTGCCCGAAGTTGAAGAAACTGCACGACTGAGAATCGGTGGATCCCCCCTATTTGTCGTCAACAACAAAGTTTTCCACGAAGAAAAGATGGCTTACGTGGATGCATCCTTCTTCAAAATCTTTACCCTTCCTTTTATTAAGGGAAATAAGTCTACAGCAATTGCTAATCCCAATGCGGTAGTTATATCCGAATCTACTGCCTTAAAGTATTTTGGTACGAAGGACGTGGTTGGACGGGATCTTTCGGTCAAAGACAATCCGACAATCCTCAAAATCACCGGTGTCATCAAAGATATTCCTAAAAATTCTCATTTTCATTTTGATGTATTCACCTCTTTGGATGCACTGGAAGATTCACGATCAGATTCGTGGATGACTTCCGAATATTATACTTATGCGCTGCTTTCGAAAAATGCTTCACGTGAAAAGCTCGAAAAAAACTTAGCCACGCTATTCGACAAACATGTCGCCACACAATTTATGGCAGGTTTTGGCATGAGTTACCAAGAATACAAGAAAACGGGAAATCAGATCGGTCTTTACCTACAGCCGCTCACAGATATCCATCTACATTCGAATTTCAACTACGACCTCAGCGCTCCGGGGGATATACGTTACGTTTATATTTTTAGTGCTATTGCACTCTTTATGCTATTGATTGCCACAATTAATTTCATGAATCTATCTACAGCCAGTGGCTTTAGACGGTGTAAAGAAGTAGGAGTACGAAAAGTATTGGGTGCCGACAAGCAAAACCTGATGCGACAATTTATGCTGGAGGGCGTCCTCCTGACTTATATTTCTTTGGGAATAGCTTTGGGAATTGTTTTACTTGCCCTTCCTTTATTTAATCAGATTTCAGGAAAAGAGATTGAAATTCAAAAACTTGACGCTTTTAAAATTATCCCGTTCCTGCTGACTTTTGGTTTAGTCGTCGGTTTATTTTCCAGCAGCTATCCCGCGTTATATTTATCCTCATTTAATCCGCTCCGTGTATTAAAAGGGAAAATAAGTCGTTCGACTAAAGGCCTTAATTTACGCAGTGGGCTTGTTGTATTTCAATTCATCATTTCCGTCGGACTTATCTTTGGAACCGTGGTCGTTGTTCAGCAGCTGGATTATATGCGTCATATTAAACTTGGATATAACAAGGATAATGTCCTTATTATACCGAGCTGGCCTTTGGGGAAAAACGAAAAGACATATTATAATTTATTGATGCAAGACAGCAGAATCAAACATGTCTCTCATTCGTCCTATCTCCCCGCCGGAGAAAGTAACAACAACAATTTTTTCATCTATCCAGATGGCAATACTGATCAATGGGTCAAAACGATTCGTTACGATATAGATGAAGAATATATTCCGGTTATGGGTATGCAGCTTAAAGAAGGACGAAATTTCACAAAAACATTTGGTAATGACAGCCTTTCTGTCATCATCAATGAAACCGCAGCAAAAGATCTCGGTTGGAACGATCATAGTCTTGGTAAAATATTGACCAATAAAGACAACAAA
Proteins encoded in this window:
- a CDS encoding ABC transporter permease, coding for MNSFKLTFRSLISNRQYTWINILGLSIGFSLCLLVFALVIEENSYDKSWKNADHLFRIVTIDSTAGLEHQMSRTFVNLSTELKQVFPEIQNEARIESRKYYLKPHASSAQPIGIQVLESEINILDMLSIKVLEGNPKQLVQGKTNLLIGKEFKEKYFKNEDVIGKVIQSADPYTDQPSDYIITGVMDNLPYNSTLRASAIALVPKMSMELSKDGSGYYTEQFVQLKPGTPRIDLEQKLNHWYKGYLSPNTKQVTSFRLQPIQDIYMEPLGSVDISGNQKTTNIFVGVAVLVFIISCINFINIYAVRTVKKLRTLHIHKVLGASRAQMIRRMLLETILLFFISALCSLVLFKLGLSQLEHFIGYDLAYIKSIQLPLLLAFMMTAIALGLLIGFYPAWLISGIKSSDALKNKLSKIPNAEVLIKKMLITTQFSIAIIVIIGLITIKSQLSYMQAAPLGMEVKNVLNIDYFNKGTQNTNIKDRIGQLTGVESVSVAAWTPTIGSGYLAKTIVDKDDPGKNIQVSFIGGDVDLSKTLGIQLVKGRLLTPEDYTPVEMDLGEDDGINNALVTESTAKKLGIDKLGILYKDLQIIPVGIIKDFHSESFRSKIVPTVILAKDFNGNGNILIKVGKGQEQQIFRSVSHIIQNTYPDKHVSFHWIDDLIAKQYEKESKQVQLFILFSALTLLISALGITGLIMQNLEQRTKEIGIRKVLGATVLDISRLFSKDYLILSTLAIFIASPIAGYFSKKWLEDYAYNVGVQWWFFILAALAIFLISIITVNFQTIRAALNNPVDSLRNE
- a CDS encoding ABC transporter permease, with the protein product MIKNNLKIAWRNLIRNFSTSFINIAGLAVGIATCLLISLYVIDEFSFDRYNEHADRIVRVVFRGTVKGGTINEAHVMPPVASTMKSELPEVEETARLRIGGSPLFVVNNKVFHEEKMAYVDASFFKIFTLPFIKGNKSTAIANPNAVVISESTALKYFGTKDVVGRDLSVKDNPTILKITGVIKDIPKNSHFHFDVFTSLDALEDSRSDSWMTSEYYTYALLSKNASREKLEKNLATLFDKHVATQFMAGFGMSYQEYKKTGNQIGLYLQPLTDIHLHSNFNYDLSAPGDIRYVYIFSAIALFMLLIATINFMNLSTASGFRRCKEVGVRKVLGADKQNLMRQFMLEGVLLTYISLGIALGIVLLALPLFNQISGKEIEIQKLDAFKIIPFLLTFGLVVGLFSSSYPALYLSSFNPLRVLKGKISRSTKGLNLRSGLVVFQFIISVGLIFGTVVVVQQLDYMRHIKLGYNKDNVLIIPSWPLGKNEKTYYNLLMQDSRIKHVSHSSYLPAGESNNNNFFIYPDGNTDQWVKTIRYDIDEEYIPVMGMQLKEGRNFTKTFGNDSLSVIINETAAKDLGWNDHSLGKILTNKDNKSYRVIGVVKDFHFRSLHEQISPLVMVLSDQAGSLILKTQTADMEKLIQKLASLYRSFPTDIPFSYSFLDDRYAQTYQAEVKTGKLLSIFAGLTIFVACLGLFGLAIFTANQRRKEIGIRKVVGATVPDITRMLSTEFVKLVLIAIIISSPLAWWMMHKWLENFAYRIEMQWWMFVLAGALAVFIALITVSSQAIRAALTKPVDSLRDE